One segment of candidate division TA06 bacterium DNA contains the following:
- the amrB gene encoding AmmeMemoRadiSam system protein B yields the protein MEGREVREPAVAGSFYPGDESSLSAIVESLIASVRPQPVEGPPRVLIVPHAGYPYSGQTAAYAYKTVKGQEYETVVLVGPSHYVHLEGAALYAGDIWRTPLGEVPLDKEVASKILDSYPKATESSSAHAEEHSLEVQVPFLQKVLGNFKIVPALVSSTSAADAAALSESIVAAASGKRSLVVASSDLYHGYSYEECVSQTRTSVKAIIDGDPQMLEQSFRSGESSACGEGAILTGLCVAKSLGVLPVLLHQTNSGDVMGTRSGYVVGYCSFAFV from the coding sequence ATGGAAGGAAGAGAAGTAAGGGAACCTGCCGTTGCCGGTTCGTTCTACCCGGGTGACGAAAGTTCGCTCAGCGCGATAGTGGAGAGCCTCATCGCCTCAGTTCGCCCACAGCCTGTTGAGGGGCCTCCCCGTGTTCTGATCGTACCGCACGCAGGTTATCCCTATTCCGGTCAGACAGCAGCATACGCCTACAAAACAGTGAAGGGCCAGGAGTATGAAACTGTTGTGCTGGTGGGTCCAAGCCACTACGTACACCTGGAAGGGGCCGCACTCTATGCTGGAGACATCTGGCGCACGCCCCTTGGAGAGGTTCCTCTGGACAAAGAAGTGGCCTCAAAGATACTCGATTCGTACCCAAAAGCTACCGAAAGCTCTTCCGCCCACGCTGAAGAACATTCGTTGGAGGTTCAGGTTCCTTTCCTTCAGAAGGTTCTTGGGAATTTCAAGATTGTCCCTGCTCTCGTTTCTTCCACATCTGCGGCAGATGCTGCGGCACTGTCTGAGTCGATCGTCGCTGCCGCTTCAGGCAAACGTTCGCTGGTGGTGGCAAGTAGTGACCTCTATCATGGATACTCATACGAAGAATGCGTTTCGCAAACCAGGACATCCGTGAAGGCTATCATTGACGGTGATCCCCAGATGCTTGAACAGTCCTTCAGAAGCGGTGAATCTTCTGCATGCGGAGAGGGTGCCATTTTAACTGGACTGTGTGTGGCTAAGTCTCTTGGGGTCTTGCCGGTTCTTCTGCACCAGACTAACTCCGGTGATGTGATGGGAACCAGGTCTGGATATGTTGTAGGCTACTGTTCATTTGCATTCGTTTGA
- a CDS encoding HD domain-containing protein: MEAPKLLLVEVDKMVANYLAAQFAEVSDTQFDVGVTFSGEDAVNMVSTTPYDIVLMEIALPGINAVEALKQIKDVDGDIQVILVGDGPSPESVLEGFREGAYDFIMKPYSFDRLLETVKNAVERREVLQERKKLIRNLWEASEKLTADNEKLAAFKATAEKKLERGQQQMRVFTSYLEQSNTGCSLAECGELAVRSAIKILGRKEVALLFLEEDYLVVRNASAFEPEFQRGGKVPLTRFESLFKESRSARVIEFRTKAGVRSVACVPLLRGGEPVGVLCVGGNGNDLPFDKADLAVLTEFGGVVSISLRSAVLLDRIHRTHLEAILALLLAAETKDPDIRVHSQRVADYSVKIGQELGLPAPDILMVRYAALLHDLGKIGLPDELLRKTGEPTEAELEEIRQHEISSDRIVTPMKFLEQARPMIRHHHERFDGAGYPDGLSGDSIPLGARIIAVADCFDALTSTRSYHERLNRDEALLKMEEDYGWFDPEILEAFKKVLEKEAGPGWKEEK; the protein is encoded by the coding sequence ATGGAGGCACCAAAACTCCTACTGGTGGAAGTTGACAAGATGGTGGCCAACTACTTGGCCGCGCAGTTCGCAGAAGTATCCGACACGCAGTTTGATGTGGGCGTCACCTTCAGTGGTGAAGATGCAGTAAATATGGTTTCAACGACCCCTTATGACATCGTTCTGATGGAGATCGCGCTTCCCGGAATCAACGCCGTAGAAGCGCTCAAGCAGATAAAAGACGTTGATGGAGACATACAGGTCATACTTGTCGGTGACGGACCATCGCCGGAATCGGTCTTGGAAGGCTTCAGGGAAGGTGCTTACGATTTCATAATGAAGCCATATAGTTTTGACCGGCTTCTGGAAACTGTCAAGAATGCAGTCGAAAGGCGAGAGGTTCTTCAAGAGAGGAAAAAGCTGATAAGAAACCTCTGGGAGGCCAGTGAAAAGCTGACTGCTGATAATGAGAAGCTCGCGGCATTTAAGGCCACGGCAGAAAAAAAACTGGAGAGGGGCCAGCAGCAAATGCGCGTGTTCACTTCTTATTTAGAGCAATCGAACACCGGATGTAGCCTGGCTGAGTGTGGAGAACTTGCTGTGCGCTCGGCTATCAAGATTCTAGGGAGGAAGGAAGTCGCTCTACTGTTTCTCGAGGAGGACTATCTGGTCGTCAGGAATGCGTCTGCTTTTGAGCCCGAGTTTCAAAGAGGCGGAAAGGTTCCTCTGACGCGTTTCGAGAGTTTGTTCAAGGAATCGAGGAGCGCCAGGGTAATTGAATTCAGAACGAAGGCTGGGGTCCGTTCCGTGGCTTGCGTGCCTCTGCTGAGGGGAGGAGAACCAGTCGGCGTATTATGTGTGGGCGGCAATGGAAATGACCTTCCTTTCGACAAGGCAGATCTTGCCGTACTGACAGAATTTGGAGGCGTTGTGTCCATTTCGCTTCGGAGTGCAGTGCTTCTGGACCGGATACACAGGACTCATCTCGAGGCCATACTGGCACTTCTTCTGGCCGCCGAGACAAAGGACCCTGACATAAGGGTCCATTCTCAGAGAGTTGCCGACTATTCTGTAAAGATAGGGCAGGAGCTGGGCTTGCCTGCACCAGATATTCTAATGGTAAGGTACGCTGCTCTGCTCCATGACCTTGGGAAGATAGGTCTGCCGGATGAACTCCTTAGAAAGACCGGTGAACCTACTGAAGCTGAGTTGGAAGAGATAAGACAACACGAGATATCGAGTGATAGGATTGTGACCCCGATGAAGTTTCTTGAACAAGCCAGGCCCATGATAAGGCACCACCACGAGAGATTTGATGGAGCCGGATACCCCGACGGCTTATCCGGTGACAGCATTCCGCTGGGGGCAAGGATAATTGCAGTTGCAGATTGTTTTGATGCACTCACCTCCACGCGCTCATACCATGAGAGGCTGAACAGGGATGAGGCATTGTTGAAAATGGAGGAGGACTACGGCTGGTTTGATCCAGAGATTCTAGAGGCGTTCAAGAAGGTTCTGGAGAAGGAGGCTGGGCCAGGATGGAAGGAAGAGAAGTAA